Sequence from the Actinocatenispora sera genome:
TGGTCGACGGCCGGCTGCGACCCGCCGGCGTGTCGGCCTCGCCGCAACCGGTACCAGCCCGTACTTTCGTCCTGTGACGCAACCATCGCGGTGTGGCTGGTGCGGGGGAGAGCTACCCGCCGCCGGCAAACTCGGCCGCCCCCGCCGCTACTGCGGCCAACCCTGCCGGCAACGCGCCTACGAACACCGGCACATCACCTCCCGCGCCGGGCTCGACGACGACGCCGTCGTGGTCAGCGCCCGCGAGCTGCAGGACCTGCAGGACCGGCTGTTCGCGCTGCGCTGCGCGGTCGAGGACGTGCAGACCGCGCTGGCCGAGGACGCCACCCGTCCCGAGCTCGCCGCCACCGTGCGCAACCTCACCGACTCGGTCGGCACTCTGGACCGCATCTGGGTCGCCGCCCGCAACGGCGCACCGGTCAGCCGGACGCCTCGATGATGCGGATGTCGCGGACCGCGGCGTCCCCCAGCACCGTCAACGCGTGCTGGTAGGCCGGGCTACGGTAGGCGGCGACCGCGTCCTCGACGCTGGGAAACTCGATCAGCGTGGTGCGCTCGGCCACCCCTTCCTCGAACGCCGCGGCCGGTAGGCCGCGGGCGAGGAACCGTCCGCCATGGGCGAGCATCACCGCACCACCGAGCTCCGCGTACGCGGCCACCCGGTCGGGGTCGCGAATCACCCGGAACGTGTTGATCCAGTACGCCTTCGGCACCGTTGCGCCCTCCCGCCGTCTCGCACCCGTTGCCGCACCATCGTGACCCACCCCCGCCCTGGGCGACCGGCCGGGCCACCCACACCGCCGCGGACGCCCCCGCGCTGTGGCACGATTCCGGATGTGACCAGCACATCCGCGGCCACGCGGCGCCGCAGCGACCTGGCCCGGCTACGCCGGGTGCGCGACCGCATCGACCGGGAGTACGCGCAGCCGCTGGACGTCGAGGCGCTCGCCCGCGGGGTGAACATGTCGGCCGGCCACCTCAGCCGCGAGTTTCGCGCCGCGTACGGCGAGTCGCCCTACTCCTACCTGATGACCCGCCGGATCGAGCGGGCGATGGCGCTGCTGCGCCGCGGCGACCTGAGCGTCACCGACGTCTGCTTCA
This genomic interval carries:
- a CDS encoding DUF1330 domain-containing protein, yielding MPKAYWINTFRVIRDPDRVAAYAELGGAVMLAHGGRFLARGLPAAAFEEGVAERTTLIEFPSVEDAVAAYRSPAYQHALTVLGDAAVRDIRIIEASG
- a CDS encoding helix-turn-helix transcriptional regulator, coding for MTSTSAATRRRSDLARLRRVRDRIDREYAQPLDVEALARGVNMSAGHLSREFRAAYGESPYSYLMTRRIERAMALLRRGDLSVTDVCFTVGCSSLGTFSTRFTELVGVAPSVYRRQYADATEGMPSCVATQVTRPVRNREVPAPSRR